Proteins encoded within one genomic window of Acidithiobacillus sp. AMEEHan:
- a CDS encoding outer membrane beta-barrel protein, which yields MTHHRKIAVLVTCLFSGSAGAAVLPATPPTINVDAGPLGKLSVGGLLSVNGRAQSNRFDQSGPAGKYFSADVTDGLVSVAKTSGLLQFYVEAGAYNFYGIGQPASSTGSTISSTFGPLPLAYLQITPSNDFNIQIGKLPAITGITPLTDLISSSYNIQFGLDGWQQQTISRGIQANYSAGPFSASVAWTDGYYSKRFNWVVGQLSYNLNSANSITIQGGGNAGQTDYAGPLDNSDFYLLGYNYSGSKLNMFAYLQYQKLINGPQFGNPTGDGDQYGASIDANYAFTPQYSLSTRLDYMAYSDTPSVYYNGQSTTLAGNDLGYGPGSRAVGLTLTPIYQTKHWFLEGELSYVHVYHFTPGDAFGQNGNQPNQFVGLLDTLSG from the coding sequence ATGACCCATCATCGCAAAATAGCTGTTTTGGTAACTTGCTTGTTTTCTGGCTCCGCGGGGGCGGCGGTTTTACCTGCCACGCCGCCCACCATCAACGTCGACGCCGGCCCTCTCGGTAAGTTGAGTGTGGGCGGGCTCTTGAGTGTCAACGGACGCGCGCAGAGTAATCGCTTCGATCAATCCGGTCCCGCTGGAAAGTATTTCAGTGCCGACGTTACCGATGGTTTGGTTTCCGTGGCCAAAACCAGCGGTCTGCTACAGTTCTACGTCGAAGCAGGTGCTTACAATTTTTATGGTATTGGCCAGCCAGCCAGTTCCACAGGCAGTACTATCAGTAGCACTTTTGGACCGTTGCCTTTGGCCTATTTGCAAATCACGCCGAGCAATGATTTCAACATACAAATTGGCAAACTGCCGGCCATCACCGGCATTACCCCGCTCACGGATCTCATCTCCAGCTCCTACAACATTCAGTTTGGCTTGGATGGTTGGCAGCAGCAGACGATCAGTCGCGGAATTCAAGCCAATTACAGTGCCGGTCCTTTTTCGGCATCAGTAGCCTGGACGGACGGCTATTACTCCAAGCGCTTCAACTGGGTGGTCGGCCAATTGAGTTATAATTTGAACTCTGCCAATTCTATAACGATACAGGGTGGTGGTAACGCCGGCCAAACTGACTATGCCGGTCCTCTGGACAACTCCGATTTCTATCTGCTCGGATATAACTATAGTGGCAGCAAGCTCAATATGTTTGCGTATCTGCAATATCAAAAACTGATCAATGGGCCACAGTTTGGTAATCCTACCGGCGACGGTGATCAGTACGGTGCCAGTATCGATGCCAACTATGCTTTTACTCCTCAGTATTCGCTGAGCACACGTTTGGATTACATGGCCTACAGCGACACTCCGAGCGTATATTATAATGGACAGAGTACTACCTTGGCGGGAAACGATCTCGGCTACGGTCCTGGGAGTCGAGCCGTGGGTCTGACCCTTACGCCGATCTACCAGACCAAGCACTGGTTCCTGGAGGGAGAGTTGAGCTACGTACATGTCTATCACTTCACTCCAGGTGATGCTTTTGGCCAGAATGGCAATCAACCCAATCAGTTTGTTGGGCTCCTCGACACATTGAGTGGGTAA
- a CDS encoding CorA family divalent cation transporter: protein MLRRIEGAFLTGNGRARDWLHLLAPSAEELAQAAADLGVPEPFLRRRLEDKPARPFVREQGFLALQFTVPHHHSPHSSTFDLLPLTLILVPGYLVTLSNEPVRFLDALLDPAAPRKRYEVVLQIVHEIARRYVRMSRDVSQDVVKVEKDLRRAQTIHVIYAALEVNDRLLDLSLGLLQIEHLLEELRPWLPRDSAEFLEYHEDSRIELRQAREQVDTEQETINSLLNAYTYVVNNNVNNIFKFMAAVIILATIPLFIPGAVAMNVDLGPIPNWPYSFVTIVSGLLAVELGTAFLFYRIGWLRLR, encoded by the coding sequence ATGTTGAGACGGATCGAAGGCGCCTTTCTCACTGGCAACGGGCGCGCTCGCGACTGGTTGCATCTCCTCGCCCCAAGTGCCGAGGAACTGGCCCAAGCGGCGGCGGATCTAGGAGTCCCGGAGCCGTTCCTGCGCCGCCGTCTGGAAGACAAGCCGGCGCGGCCCTTCGTGCGCGAGCAGGGCTTTCTGGCGCTGCAGTTTACCGTCCCGCACCACCATAGCCCGCATTCCAGCACCTTCGATCTGCTGCCTCTGACCTTGATCCTGGTGCCGGGATACCTCGTTACCCTCAGCAACGAACCAGTGCGTTTTCTGGATGCGCTCCTCGATCCCGCAGCGCCGCGCAAGCGCTACGAAGTGGTCCTGCAGATCGTGCACGAAATCGCCCGACGTTACGTGCGCATGTCTCGGGACGTGAGCCAGGACGTGGTCAAGGTAGAGAAAGACCTGCGGCGGGCGCAGACCATCCACGTCATTTATGCCGCCTTGGAAGTCAATGATCGCTTGCTTGACCTCAGCCTCGGCCTGTTGCAGATCGAACATCTCCTCGAGGAGTTGCGGCCCTGGTTACCGAGGGATTCCGCGGAATTTCTCGAATACCACGAAGACAGCCGCATCGAGCTGCGTCAGGCGCGGGAACAGGTCGATACCGAGCAGGAAACCATCAACAGCCTGCTCAATGCCTACACTTATGTGGTCAACAACAACGTCAACAACATCTTCAAGTTCATGGCGGCGGTGATCATTCTCGCCACCATCCCTCTATTCATCCCCGGCGCCGTGGCCATGAATGTCGATCTCGGCCCCATTCCCAATTGGCCCTATTCCTTTGTTACCATCGTCAGCGGCCTGCTTGCTGTAGAACTCGGCACGGCATTTCTTTTTTATCGCATCGGTTGGTTACGGCTGCGCTAG
- a CDS encoding CorA family divalent cation transporter has protein sequence MDLNPWLWTVWRNPAELPATAPVEGAFLLGADADDGWSGYARALGLPESWFRLQRPDEDVAQRLELLASQVWHLRLPYVHDRRDLDAGIERLLEVSLSVIVAPASLWVLAPAASLASVQREIEEMSNAESREQALLRLILVCIHSHDLAAQRIVARLQTLRAALRHAMTNRELREIVKLNRSMGDLVVSLRDLGHTLRAWLREAEEESALVAPLEELQAELRRVEEGVSLVWERYTSVTNCYTGIVQNNSHSVMKVMTLWLALLMIPIALIMPFHMEVHLPLGHWKFTWYFLLTYGFGASLYIAWWGRKHGFFEM, from the coding sequence TTGGATCTGAATCCCTGGCTGTGGACGGTATGGCGGAATCCCGCCGAGCTCCCCGCCACGGCCCCGGTGGAGGGTGCCTTCCTGCTCGGCGCCGATGCCGATGATGGCTGGAGCGGCTACGCTCGGGCCCTCGGCTTGCCCGAGTCCTGGTTTCGTCTGCAGCGTCCGGACGAGGATGTTGCCCAGCGCCTGGAGCTCCTCGCATCACAGGTCTGGCACCTGCGCCTCCCTTATGTACACGATCGACGCGATTTGGATGCGGGTATCGAGAGACTCTTGGAGGTCTCCCTTTCGGTCATCGTTGCCCCCGCTAGCCTTTGGGTGCTGGCGCCCGCCGCGAGTCTTGCCTCGGTGCAACGGGAAATCGAAGAGATGAGCAATGCCGAATCCCGGGAACAGGCCCTCCTGCGCCTGATCCTGGTTTGTATCCACAGCCACGACCTTGCGGCGCAGCGCATCGTCGCCCGTTTGCAGACCTTGCGTGCGGCGCTACGCCACGCCATGACCAACCGCGAGCTGCGGGAAATCGTCAAGCTCAACCGCAGTATGGGGGACCTCGTCGTCTCTCTACGCGATCTGGGTCACACCCTGCGTGCTTGGCTGCGCGAGGCAGAGGAAGAAAGCGCCTTGGTCGCCCCCCTCGAGGAGCTGCAGGCGGAACTGCGGCGGGTGGAAGAGGGCGTCAGCCTCGTCTGGGAGCGCTATACCTCGGTCACCAACTGCTATACCGGCATCGTGCAGAACAACTCGCACTCGGTGATGAAGGTCATGACCCTCTGGCTGGCCCTGCTGATGATTCCCATCGCCTTGATCATGCCCTTTCATATGGAAGTCCATCTGCCCCTTGGTCATTGGAAATTCACCTGGTACTTTCTGCTGACCTATGGCTTCGGGGCATCGCTGTATATCGCCTGGTGGGGGAGGAAACATGGTTTCTTCGAGATGTGA
- a CDS encoding magnesium transporter CorA family protein, which translates to MKNSRAARVIALRGEGRRTYHWTSVTSPDPQQVAELTQRFQLYEEYFQDVQDLDERPRLEKEANNILVILKIPLARPDPDSGRPSFSVLPLGIVFGREEILTVSSEELPLLRAIEAQLPKEVDELDPRWLTVEMIQRMASAFLDALKVINEEIVHTEERLHHSQSNDEFFSMLSLSKILIRFTSALRGNIAVLQQLLRLPIITQDEEDSEDLADALVDLQQARDMTEIYTSTVTNMMDAYGGVLQTNISNTLKVITGWTVIIAIPATVATIYGMNVPLPLQNWHYAWPTLMGGSFSLSLLAVLWFRRRHWI; encoded by the coding sequence ATGAAAAATTCGCGGGCAGCACGTGTCATCGCCCTGCGCGGAGAGGGGCGACGCACCTATCACTGGACCAGCGTGACCTCTCCCGACCCGCAGCAGGTTGCCGAGCTGACCCAGCGCTTTCAGCTCTACGAGGAGTATTTTCAGGACGTGCAGGACCTCGACGAGCGTCCGCGTCTGGAAAAGGAGGCCAACAACATCCTGGTCATCCTCAAGATTCCCCTGGCGCGCCCGGATCCGGATTCCGGCCGCCCGAGTTTCTCGGTGCTGCCCCTGGGTATCGTCTTTGGCCGCGAGGAGATTCTTACTGTCAGTTCCGAGGAACTGCCCCTGCTGCGGGCTATCGAGGCGCAGCTACCCAAAGAAGTCGACGAGCTCGACCCGCGCTGGTTGACGGTGGAGATGATCCAGCGCATGGCCAGCGCCTTCCTCGATGCCCTCAAGGTGATCAACGAAGAGATCGTCCACACCGAAGAACGCCTGCACCATTCTCAGAGTAACGACGAATTCTTCAGTATGCTCAGTCTGAGCAAGATCCTCATCCGCTTTACCTCCGCCCTGCGCGGCAACATCGCCGTCCTGCAGCAATTGCTGCGGCTGCCGATCATCACCCAGGATGAAGAGGATTCCGAAGACCTCGCCGACGCCCTCGTCGATCTCCAGCAGGCGCGGGACATGACAGAAATCTACACCTCGACGGTCACCAACATGATGGATGCCTATGGCGGCGTGTTGCAGACCAACATCAGCAACACCCTGAAAGTCATTACCGGCTGGACGGTGATCATCGCCATTCCTGCAACCGTTGCCACCATCTACGGTATGAACGTGCCTTTGCCGCTGCAGAATTGGCATTACGCTTGGCCCACGCTAATGGGCGGCAGTTTTTCGCTTTCTCTGCTGGCGGTGCTGTGGTTTCGGAGGCGACATTGGATCTGA
- a CDS encoding magnesium transporter CorA family protein, protein MASTILTSSGVRQRWFHHPVPSPELLATLLQQLDLPDDLFDQLLEQDQSPRLERVGSYLLLVMQIPWRQEGVDAECVLRPLALLWGEDRLWTFSEVEWPFLREWNARKFQDPRVTLIWLMQLLATSYLRTVERLRKEILVVEARLDETQRTEDFYALLALSKALTRFYVTLASNIVAIFKVSRSAAVGWDEANRSALNLAIADLQHARDRAEISANTASDMMDAYAGMVQININHGLKVLTVLALVLYVPSLVATIFGVNVPLLEQHSHWTVWVAIGVAFGISLLMSVHFKRRGWL, encoded by the coding sequence ATGGCGAGTACGATTCTGACGAGCAGCGGCGTAAGACAGCGCTGGTTCCATCACCCGGTACCATCGCCGGAGTTGCTGGCGACCCTGCTGCAGCAGCTCGATCTCCCCGATGACCTCTTCGACCAACTTCTCGAGCAAGACCAAAGCCCGCGCCTTGAGCGAGTTGGATCGTACCTGCTCCTGGTCATGCAGATTCCGTGGCGGCAGGAAGGCGTCGACGCGGAATGCGTGCTGCGGCCCCTGGCCCTGCTCTGGGGGGAAGATCGCTTATGGACCTTCAGCGAAGTGGAGTGGCCTTTTCTGCGTGAATGGAATGCGCGCAAGTTTCAGGACCCCCGCGTTACCTTGATTTGGCTGATGCAGCTACTCGCAACGAGTTATCTACGCACCGTCGAGCGTTTGCGTAAGGAAATTCTCGTCGTGGAAGCACGCCTGGACGAAACCCAGCGCACCGAGGACTTCTACGCCCTGCTAGCCCTCAGCAAGGCATTGACGCGCTTCTACGTGACCCTCGCCAGCAATATCGTCGCCATTTTCAAGGTGTCGCGCAGCGCCGCCGTGGGTTGGGACGAGGCTAACCGCTCTGCCCTCAACCTCGCCATCGCCGACCTGCAGCACGCCCGCGACCGCGCCGAGATCAGCGCCAACACCGCCAGCGACATGATGGATGCCTACGCCGGCATGGTACAGATCAACATCAACCACGGGCTCAAGGTGCTAACCGTGCTGGCCCTGGTACTCTATGTACCAAGCCTAGTGGCAACGATTTTTGGCGTTAATGTGCCGCTGCTGGAACAACACAGCCACTGGACGGTCTGGGTAGCGATTGGTGTGGCCTTTGGGATTTCCCTGCTCATGAGTGTGCATTTCAAACGGCGAGGTTGGCTATGA